Proteins from one Bacteroidales bacterium genomic window:
- the dusB gene encoding tRNA dihydrouridine synthase DusB: MKIANISLPEFPLFLAPMEDITDPSFRMVCKNMGADVMYTEFISSDGLIRDGLKSVKKLDIYDYERPIGIQLYGHLIDAMVEAAHIAEEAQPEMIDINFGCPVKKIANRGAGSGMMRNIPLMVEMTEAIVKAVKLPVTVKTRLGWDDDSKIIVDVAEQLQDVGIRALTIHGRTRAQMYKGQADWTLIGEVKNNQRMKIPIIGNGDIDGPVKAKEMFDRYGVDGIMIGRATVGRPWIFRDIKHYLKTGELLPEPSVLEKADIALLHLDKSLEFKEGKRAIFEMRRHLSNYFKGLPHFKETRLKLLTAPEADDIRVIIEEIKQKWGDFRTEDTTSVYGI; encoded by the coding sequence TTGAAAATCGCCAACATATCGCTGCCTGAGTTCCCGCTTTTCCTTGCACCAATGGAAGACATAACAGATCCTTCATTCCGGATGGTATGCAAGAATATGGGTGCCGATGTTATGTATACAGAGTTCATTTCATCTGACGGACTTATAAGGGATGGACTGAAAAGTGTAAAGAAGCTTGACATTTACGATTATGAACGGCCAATCGGAATTCAGCTCTACGGACACCTCATCGATGCAATGGTAGAAGCAGCTCATATCGCCGAAGAGGCACAACCCGAAATGATAGATATTAACTTCGGCTGCCCGGTTAAGAAAATAGCAAACAGGGGAGCCGGATCAGGAATGATGAGGAATATTCCCCTGATGGTTGAAATGACGGAGGCAATCGTTAAAGCTGTGAAATTACCTGTAACAGTAAAAACAAGACTGGGCTGGGACGATGACAGTAAGATAATTGTAGATGTGGCAGAACAGCTGCAGGATGTTGGTATCAGGGCCTTAACAATACATGGCAGAACACGGGCACAGATGTACAAGGGACAGGCCGACTGGACACTCATCGGGGAAGTGAAGAACAACCAGAGAATGAAAATACCAATTATAGGCAATGGAGATATTGATGGTCCGGTTAAAGCAAAGGAGATGTTCGACAGATATGGTGTTGATGGCATTATGATTGGCCGGGCAACTGTAGGAAGACCCTGGATTTTCAGAGATATAAAGCATTACCTGAAGACAGGAGAGCTATTACCTGAGCCATCAGTTCTTGAAAAAGCTGACATCGCTCTTCTTCATCTCGATAAATCACTTGAGTTTAAAGAAGGGAAAAGAGCCATCTTCGAGATGCGCCGCCATCTCTCAAATTATTTTAAGGGGCTTCCCCATTTCAAGGAAACAAGGTTGAAACTTCTTACTGCTCCGGAGGCAGATGATATCAGAGTAATAATTGAAGAAATAAAACAGAAGTGGGGTGACTTCAGAACTGAGGATACTACCTCGGTTTACGGAATCTGA